CTTTTCCCAGCAGATCGACGCTGGACGCGGTATCTTTCGCCGGATTAACTTCATAATCGATAAACAGCACCGGAATATGCAGCGCCGCCAGCTTGCTGAGCACGCCGCTATCGGCAAGCGCCGGTTTAGCCCGTAGCTGGGCGACCATCAGATCCGGCTGTCTGGACAGCACACTTTCCAGATCGACGTTACCTTTATCGCTAAAGCCCATATCCATGATGCTGGTCGCTTCCGGCCACTGGGTTTTCAGCATCTCCCAGGTGGCAACATCCTGTTTTTTCGCGAGGTTGTTCCATGCCACCAGACGTTTAAACGGATCGTCACGATCGAGCAGCGCCATCGCCATAATGTCGCGGCCGTCCTGCAAAATCACGCGCTGCGGCTCATGCGCAATGGTCACTTTTTGGCCGGAAAAATCGGTCACCGTCAGGGGATATTGTGTCGCGTGTGCCAGCAGCGGAACGGCGAGAAAAGCGGCGAGAACGAGCTTACTGCAGGATTTTCCTTGCATAAAAAACAACCTTGCTGAGAGTTGGACTGTAATGATTCTGATAACTATTATCATGTTAAACTAAATGAATCATATACAACATCAATAATCCGTTGTCGCGCAACCGCGCTTTAACATCCTGATCCGTTTTCTCTCTCGCTGACATAATTTATTACGCATCATCAGGTAAATGCTCGCGTTGCCGGGCAATGTGCCGGATGGCGCTAACGCTTTTCCGGCCTATTATCGCTGGCAATGCGTTATTTCGGCTGGAACACGCCGTTTGCCACCTCCGCTGGCGTCACCACGCCGCTATCGAGCACCCAGCCGCTGATAAGCGCCGCAGGCGTCACATCAAACGCCGGGTTGTAGACCTGCGCATTCTCCGGTGCCCATTGCACCGCGCCGAAACTGCCCGCCACGCCAGTCACTTCCGCAGCCGCACGCTGCTCAATCGGAATCGCATCGCCATTCGGACACAACGGATCGAGCGTGGTCTGCGGCGCGGCAACATAGAACGGAACATGGTGGAACTTCGCCAGCACCGCCAGCGAATAGGTGCCGATTTTATTCGCCACATCGCCGTTGGCAGCAATGCGATCAGCACCGACCCACACCGCATCCACCTGCCCTTTCGCCATCAAACTGGCGGCCATCGAATCGGTAATCAGCTGATAAGGCACACCCAGTTCGCCCAGTTCCCAGGCCGTCAGGCGACCGCCCTGCAGCAGCGGACGGGTTTCATCCACCCAGACATTTGCCACTTTGCCCTGCTGATGCGCCAGCGCAATCACGCCGAGCGCCGTCCCGACACCCGCTGTCGCCAGCCCGCCGGTATTGCAGTGCGTCAACAGGCGGCTGCCAGCAGTGACCAGCGCGCTGCCCGCCTGCGCGATGCTGTCGCACAGTTGTTTGTCTTCATCAATAAGCCGCAGCGCTTCGGCGCTTAACGCGCTAACAAAGTTCTCCTGCGCCAGCGCCTGTTTCATGCGGTCGAGGTTATTCATCAGGTTGACTGCCGTCGGGCGCGCCGCGCGCAGCGTTTCCAGCGCCTGCGCTAGCTGGTCGCGGTTTGCGCCCTGTTCGGCCAGCAGCGCCAGCAACAGGCTGGCGGAGAGGCCAATCAACGGTGCGCCGCGCACGCGCAAAGCGTGAATATGGCCGACAAGTTCCGCTACCGTACCCGCCGACAGCCAGCGTTTCTCCTGCGGAAGCGCCTGTTGGTCGAGAATAAATAAGTGATTGTCGGCGACTCGCAGGCTGGTGGTCTGTAATGCGTGCATATCGTTAAATCCCTGTTGCGTTATTGTGTCGTATTGTGTCAGGATGACATTCAGATGTATAGACGTCTAAATGGCTTAATCAGCAAAAAGAGGATCGAGGCAATGTCGCAATACCGTACCTTCTCCGCCCGTGATGCCGTGGCGTATGCACAACAATTTGGCGGCCTGGACAACCCGTCCGAACTGGTGGACGCGCAGGAGGTGGGCGACGGTAACCTCAATCTGGTGTTTAAAATTTTCGACGCGCAGGGCGTCAGCCGCATCATCGTGAAACAGGCGCTGCCTTACGTGCGCTGCGTTGGCGAATCATGGCCATTAACGCTGGACAGAGCCAGGCTGGAAGCGCAAACGCTGGTGGAACACTACCAGCACAGCCCGCAGCACACGGTGAAAATCCACCACTTCGACCCGGAACTGGCGGTGATGGTGATGGAAGATCTCTCCGACCATAAGATCTGGCGCGGCGAACTGATCGCCAATGTCTATTACCCGCAGGCGGCCGCGCAACTCGGTAACTACCTGGCGCAAACCCTGTTCCACACCAGCGATTTCTACCTGCATCCGCATCAGAAAAAAGCGCAGGTGGCGCAGTTTATTAACCCGGAAATGTGCGAGATCACCGAAGATTTGTTCTTCAACGATCCGTATCAGATCCACGAGCGCAACAATTATCCGGCGGCGCTGGAAGCGGATGTTGCCGCCCTGCGCGACGACGTTCAGCTCAAACTGGCCGTCGCGGCGCTGAAGCACCGTTTCTTCTCTCACGCCGAAGCCCTGCTGCATGGCGATATTCACAGCGGCTCGATTTTTGTGGCCGATGGCAGCCTGAAAGCTATCGATGCTGAGTTTGGCTATTTCGGGCCGATCGGTTTCGACGTCGGCACAGCGATCGGCAATCTGCTACTCAACTATTGCGGTCTGCCGGGGCATCTGGGCATTCGTGATGCCGCCGCCGCGCGCGAACAGCGCCTCGCCGATATTCAGACGCTGTGGACCACGTTTGCAGAGCGCTTCCAGGCGCTGGCAACGGAAAAAACCCGCGACGTGGCGCTGGCGCAGCCCGGTTATGCTTCGGCCTTCCTGAAAAAAGTGTGGGCCGATGCAATTGGTTTTTGCGGCACCGAACTGATTCGCCGCAGCGTCGGGCTGTCACACGTGGCGGACATCGACACCATTAAAGATGAAGAGATGCGCCACGAATGTCTGCGCCACGCTATTTCGCTCGGCAAAGCGCTGATCGTGATTGCCGAACGCATCGACAGCGTGGAAGAGCTGATCGCGCGGGTGCGCCAGTATTCGTAACGCATAAGCCTGACATGTACCCCGGATTTGTAGGCCGGATAAGCATCAGCGCCATCCGGCAAAACAGCTAATGTGGCATCTGATGAATTGTTCCGTTCACTACGTGTTTGGCAGACACATAATCTGTTGTGGCACGCGAACGGGAGAAGGGGGGCTTACCGCGCACCCCTTCTCAATCCCCGCGGCCCCGCGGGAAATCGGTGCTTCGCACTGCGCTCACCTCCCGCACATCTGCCTGCGGTCGGCTCGACTCGACGTCGTGTCTCGACTCGCCTCTGGCCGCCATCCATGGCGTCCAGACCTTGTCATCTGTGCTTCGGTTCGCCGATTTCAGCGGGGACACAACCCCATCGCTGCATGATCCGTGCATAAAAATAACAAACATGTTGCTGCAACGTTAGCTGAGTCCAGCCTGCGTTTTACCCCAGATACTCAATCACCGACAGACCACCATTGTAATCGGTGCTGTAGATAATCCCCTGCGCATCAACAAACACGTCACACGACTGGATCACGCGCGGGCGGCCTGGCCGGGTATCCATCATCTTCGCGGGCGCAGCAGGCACCAGCGCACCCGTTTCCACCGGGCGATACGGGTTGGAAATATCGTAAGCACGGACACCAGCGTTCTGGTAAGTGGCGAAAATCAGCGTCGAGCTGATAAAACTTCCGGGACGGTTTTCGTGCAGGTTGTGCGGACCGAAGTGCGCCCCTTTCGCCACATAATCCGTCTCGTCCGGCTGCGGAAACGTTGAGATGCTGACCGGGTTCGACGGCTCGCGAATATCAAACAGCCAGATCAGCTTCTCGCCATCTTCCTGGTTGTCGAGCACTGCTTCATCCAGCACCACCAGCAGATCGCGATCCGGTAGCGGCAGCGCGGTATGCGTACCGCCGCCAAACGGCGGGCTCCAGTTCCGATGGCTGATCAGCTTCGGCTGAGTGCGATCTTTCACATCCAGCAACGTTAAGCCGCCGTCGCGCCAGCTTCCGTAGGCGGTGTCACCGCTGATAATCGCATGGTGCAGCGCATAGCGTTTACCTTCCGGCCACGTGGGGGTTTCTCCGGCCTGCTGGTTCATGCCCGGCAACCACCAGCGCCCGGCGACCTGCGGCTTGCGCGGATCGGCCAGATCGATGGTCAGAAAAATATAGTCGGTAAAACCGTCGATCAGCGCCGATACATAAGCCCAGCGCCCACCGACGTACCAGATGCGATGGATACCAATGCCATTGAGCGACAGAAAGCTGATTTCGCGCGGTTTATCCGGCGTGGAGATATCAAAAATGCGCAGCCCGGCGCTCCAGCCTTTATCCTGCACGTCGCTGACCGTGTCGCCTACCGAACGGGTGTAGTACACCTTTTCATCGGCAAAACGCGCATCGGCGAACAGATCGCGGGCGTTAATCACCAGCAGCAGATCGTCATGCGCCTGTAAGTGCACATTCCAGGTGCCCGGCGGCGCAGCTACGTAACCTGCGGGTTTCGGCTTTTTCGGGTCGCGGACATCAACAATAGAAAATCCCTGCGACACCATATGGCCGATATACGCAAAGCCACGATGCACCATCAACTGGACGCCATCCGGGCGTCCCCCCTGATCGCTGTGCCCAATTAACCGCATATTGCGGCTGTATTCGGGACGCGGAAGTTCAGTTGCCATGCTTAATCCTTTCCGATGCCGGATTTAAAAATGCCGGATGGCGCTAACGCTTATCCGGCAGTCGTAAGCAAACCTATCCGGCGTGTAAGTTATTTGTTTTTCGCTTCCAGCGTCGCGAACCACGGCGCAATAAAGTCTTCCGTCTGGCCCCAGCCCGGAATGATTTTGCCAAGCGACGCGACGTTCACCGCACCCGGCTGGCTGGCCAGCAGCGCCTGCGGGATTGCCGCCGCTTTAAAGTCGTAGGTGGCAGGCGTCTGCTCACCGGCAATCTTGTTGGCAATCAGGCGGACGTTCGTCGCGCCAATCAGCTTCGGATCCACCGCCACGCTCACTTTCCACGGGCTGTTGGCTTCGCGCATCAATTGCAGATCCTGGTTGGAAATATCGATGCTGTAGAGTTTGATCTCCGTGCGGCCATTCTCTTTCAGCGCTTTATACGCGCCCTGGCTGAAGGCATCCCAGGTACCCCAGATAGCATCAATCTTACCTTTCGGGTATTTCGCCAGCACCGCGCCGACCTTGTTAGCCGTATCGCCCTGCACATCGGAAGAGACCGCGCCGATGGATTCCAGCTCTTTAATACCCGGATTGGCTTTCAGCAGTTCGGCATAAGCCGCCTGACGACGCTCCATCGGCGGGAAACCGGCGACCCACAATTTGATAATGTTGGCTTTGCCGTTGAAATCGTTTACCAGCGCACCGAACGAGAGTTTGGTCAGCGAGGCGTCATCCTGCTGGGTGACGGTCACGCCCGGAATTTCACCGTTAACAGCGGTATCGAACACCGACACTTTGATCCCGGCGGCTACCGCTTTTTTAATCAGATCGGTGGAATAGGGATCGCGGCCCTGCGACAGGATGATGCCGTCATACTTCTGGCTGATCGCCTGGTTTACAAAGTCCTGGAATTTGGCATCGTCGCCATTGCTTAAAAAGGTACTGATTTTAAAGCCGAGTTTTTTACCTTCCTGTAAGGCACCGGAGACAAACTGCGTGGTGTTATCGTCCGAGCCAAGGTTACGGATCAGCGCAATGCGCACCGGGCCGTTGTGATTGGCGATAGCATCCGGCACCGGCGCTGGCGTGGTCGCATGGCCCGGTAGCGCGCTCAGTAACCCCAGCGCTAACAGTGAGAGTGCAATTTTTTTCATGTCTGTTTTCCCCTGAAAATTAACGACGCTGGAAGTAAGTCAACGCAAGAGCACCGGCCAGCACCAGCCCCTTAATAATGTCCATCGCATAGTAGGGCACCGACAGCATCACCAGCCCGTTTTGCAGCACGCCAAGGATCACCGCGCCCACCAGCGTGCCGAGTGCATTCGGTTTGCCGGAACCGGCGAGCGAAAAGCCGATCCACGCCGCTGCCACGGCATCCATCAAATAACCGCCGCCCGCGTTCACCTGCGAAGAGCCAATGCGCGAGGCGAGCAGAATGCCGCCAAGGCCCGCCAGCAGCGAGGCAATAACGTACGCCGCCACTTTATAGCGCGTAGTGCGAATACCCGACAGGCGCGCTGCTTCCGGGTTGCCGCCAATGGCGTACATCCGGCGGCCGTGCGTGGTGAGCGACAGGCCGAGCTGCGCCACTACCGTCACCACCAGCATAATGATCACGATCGTCGGCACCTGGCCGAGCAGACTAAACGCGGCCGGAATCGTCCCTTCCGCCATATCGCCGCTCGGCAGCACCATATTTTCCGTGATCGAGCCGCCGTAGCTGTACGTCATCGCCACACCCTGAATAACAAACAGGCTGCCAAGCGTCGCCAGCATGTCGGGAATACGCAGCACCACAATCAAAAAAGCATTGAACAGGCCGACCAGCGTACAGAGCGCCAGGGTAATAACGATGGCCTCCGTCGTACCGAAGCCGTGCCAGACAAACAGCGAAATCACCAGCGCATTCGCCAGCGAAGCCGTTGACCCCACGGAGAGATCAAAGCCGCCGATTGTCAGCGAAATCGAGACGCCTACGCCAATCACCGTCACAATGGCGATTGAGCGTAAGATATTGATAATGTTGAATGGGTCGAGGAAGTTGTCCGACGCGAGACCAAAAATCGCGATCAACAAGACCACGGTGAGCAACATGCCCCATTTATACAGAAAATCAAAAAATTGCTGGCGGGGCGTTACCGCCGCATTGACTGACAGGGCCTTACTCACAGCGCCGCTCCTCCGGTGGAATAATAAAGTAATGTCTCTTCACGGGCCTCCTTACCCGCCACTTCAGCTACAATGCGCCCGTCCCACAGCACACAAATCCGATCGCACAGCCCAACCAGCTCAGCGAATTCACCCGACGCATAAATTACGCCTTTCCCTTCTCGCGCCAGCCCGTCAATTAACTGGAACAGGTCGGTCTTCGCTTTCACATCCACGCCTTTGGTCGGCTCGTCGAAAATCACCACGTTTGCGTTGCCGCGCAACCACTTCCCAATGGCCACTTTTTGCTGATTACCGCCGGAGAGACGGCGCAGCGTCTGCGCCGGGCCGGTAGTGCGAATGCCGATACGGGCAATCACCTCTTCCGCCCAGCGCCAGGCCAGGCGATGACCAAACAGTCCCCAGCGTGAAAAGCTGTTATCCGCGCTGATGGCGAGGTTCATGCTGATCGGCTCATCAACAAAAATGCCCTCTTTGCGCCGCTCTTCCGGCACCAGCGCCAGTCCACGTATCACCGAATCGGCTGGATCGCGCGGCCGCCACGGCTGGTTATTCAGCTCGCCACGATTGATGCGGCTTTTGCTTGCGCCAAACAGCGCTTTGCACAGTTCAGTTTTCCCCGCGCCCGCCAGCCCGGCGATGCCCAGGATTTCGCCTTTGCGCAGGCGCAGCGAAATATCTTTCAGCAACCCTTCGTCGTGCAGACCGTCAATACTCAGCAGCACCTCATCGCTGTGTGGCGGGCGCGCAGGCGGGTAGATATCGCTTAATTCGTGGCCGAGCATCTTCTCGACGATCTCTTCGCCGCTCAGCTCCGCCATCGGCCCGGATTCAATCAGCTTGCCGTCGCGCAGCACTGTTAAGGTGTCGCAAATCGCTTTCAGCTCGTGAATGCGGTGCGAGATAAACACCACGCCAATGCCCTGCTGTTGCAGGCGTTTCACCACGGTGAACAAGCGCTCACTTTCATGCTGATCGAGCGGTGCGGTGGGCTCATCAAGAATCAAAAAACGGCAGTGGTGCGACAGCGCCCGCGCCAGCAGAATTTGCTGCTTCTCCGCCAGCGTGCAGCTATCAATTGAACGCTTTACATCAAGCTGAACGTCAAGCTGCGCCAGCGCATCACGCGCCTGCTGGCGGATCTCGTTCCAGCGGAAGCGGTGCCCGGTTTCTGCCAGCGTATCGAGCATGATGTTTTCGGCGATGCTCAAACCGGGGATCAGCGCAACATCCACTTCCTGCTGCACCAGATGAATACCGAGTTGTTTGGCGTCACGCGGAGTGCGAATGGATACCACCTGATTGTTGATGCTGATTTCACCTTCGTAGTGATCGTGCGTGCCGCACAGCACCGCCATCAGCGTCGATTTCCCCGCGCCATTTGCCCCGGTTAAAGCATGCACCGAGCCGCCGTGCAGGCTGAAGTCCACTTGCGACAGCGCCCTGAAGCCGCCAAAGGCCAGGCTAATGGTGCGCATTTCGAGGTGGTTACGGCTCATGGTGCGTGAATTCCTGCAATTAATAGGTTGATTTAACGAATTTTTCACAGCCTCGCTTGACTGGCAACGACGGAAAATGCATAAGATAAAGCAAAATATTATTAGCCATCCGGATGTCCAGACATAACATCGGGTTAGCAAACACGCACAAGGACACTACACATGAGCAACACTGAGATTCGCGTCGTACCCGGCCCCGCCAATTATTATTCCCATGCCGGAAGCCTTGCGCGTTTGCACGACTTCTACAGCGCAGAGCAGCTCTCACGCGCGGTGTGGATCTACGGCGAACGCGCTTTTGCCGGGGCCAAAGCCTTTCTGCCGCAAGGGTTCAACGCGCCGGGCGCAAAGCACATTCTGTTTCAGGGCCATTGCAGCGAACGCGACGTGGCCGAACTGGTGCAACAATCCGGCGATGACCGGGCGGTAGTGATTGGCGTTGGCGGCGGAGCACTGCTGGATACCGCCAAAGCGGTGGCACGCCGTCTTGGTTTGCCGGTAGTGGCGATCCCGACCATTGCAGCAACCTGTGCGGCCTGGACGCCGCTGTCGGTGTGGTACAACGATGCCGGGCAGGCGCTGCATTTTGAGATTTTCGATGACGCCAACTTCCTCGTGCTGGTCGAACCGCAAATCATCCTTAATGCCCCGGCGGAGTACCTGCTGGCGGGCATCGGCGATACGCTGGCGAAGTGGTATGAAGCCGTGGTGCTGGCACCGCAGCCGGAAAACCTGCCGCTGACGGTACGGCTGGGGATTAACGGTGCACTGGCTATCCGCGATGTGCTGCTGGAAAGCAGTGAACAGGCGCTGGCCGATCAACAGCGCGGCGCAGTGACGCAGGCGTTTCGTGACGTGGTGGACGCAATCATTGCTGGCGGCGGTATGGTTGGCGGGCTGGGCGAGCGCTATACCCGCGTGGCGGCTGCACATGCCGTGCATAATGGCCTGACGGTACTGCCGCAAACGGATAAATTCCTGCACGGCACTAAAGTCGCTTACGGCATTCTGGTGCAGAGCGCCCTGCTCGGCCAGGACGATGTGCTGGCGCAACTGATCGATGCGTATCAGCGTTTCAACCTGCCCACCACGCTGGCGGCGCTGGAGGTGGATATCAACAATCACGCCGAGCTGGAGAAAGTGATTGCTCACACCCTGCGTCCGGTGGAATCCATCCACTACCTGCCGATAAACCTCTCCGCCGACACGCTGCGAGCGGCGTTTGAAAAAGTCGAAGCGCTGTCGCGCTAAGGCCAGGCCCGGCAGCATTTGCTGGCCGGGCATGAAATCCTGCCAACGCTTTATTACCCCGGTCAGCACCGCTATCTGATAAATCGATCATTATTTCTGCGTTTCGCATTGTATTATCCCTGCCGTTAACCCATACAAAACAGGAGGTTTTATGTGGCGGGATGTTATTGATGGCATGGGCCAGGGTCATCACGGAGATAAAACAACGACAGGGGCAACCTGTTACAGCAGCCTTCAGGGCACTTTCTGGTATGGCGCGCCTGCCCCCCTGAGAAAGGGCGATCGAACCAGCGTTTGCCCGGCCTGCGGGAAAAACGGCTTAATTGGCGAAGGTTCGATGAGGCGTCAGTTTGCCACCGTTCCGGTAGCCCTTGATGGCGCAATCATTCTCTGTGGCTGCCCCTACGGTACAAACAGGCTGATCGCACCGCTTGCAACCTGGTTCGGGCCGGAAAAACAGCCGCCCTACATCCCACTCGCTGACAGCATGCCAACCGCAGAACCGGAGCAATTTGCCCAGAGCGCGAAAAGCGCCCGGCCAGAACCGCTCCCCTTGCCTGCGCTGATTTATCAGACCAGCCGGCAAATGGATGACGATCAGGCAAGCGATATGCGCCACGGCGACCTGGACATCGTGACGCTGCGCAATCGCTTTCACATTGATGTGGATAACGTTTCCATGAGGGTGAATCCTTACACGCTAAAACAGAAAGATCCGCATGACCCGCTGGCCTTCGCTTCACCCTACGTTCATCCGGATTTTCAGCCTAAACCGATGCCCTCCGTCAGCCGGGATGAGAGCGCCCGAATACTGTTTGATGAGTTCCGCGAACTGGCGAAGCTGTTCTCTTTTCACGGCGAGTATCAGCACCTTATTACGGAGATGATCGCGCATATGCAGCAGAACAGCGGCAAGCCCTGGCGCAGCCCGTTGCTGGATAAAGCGCTGAAGGAGCAGATTGAGGGGGATCGTTCAGAAAACAGTAGTCTTCTGACTATAAAGGATATTTTAAATAAAGGGATTGATTATGATTATTCAATTTACCCTTTAAAAGATAAAGGAAAGTTCAATAAAGATATCAATGAGAAAACAATTTTACCCAAATTTAATCGCCTGAAAGACAGGTTCAACGGTTTGGTTATCTCGGTGCACGATACCTGGGCGACGCACATTACGCTCGAATCCCTGGAGATTGAGGGAGACCTCTGGCGGGCAAATATCCATTACCGCGTTCAGGATCACTTTGGCCTTGATGATGCAGATGTCCTGAATCCCCTCTATCGAGAATTCCGTATCTTCCCCCTATGGTTCGTGCTTCAGCGCTGGAACGAGTACGGCTTCAGGCCATTTATTACCGAGATGAACGCTACCGTGACAATCTCCGGGAGGCGCAATGGTTAAGCGATTGATTGCCGCTATTCTTGCGGCTGCGGGCTGTGTTTATGCGCTTTGGTACTCTCTTACTCCCGTAGAAATCGTGGCGGTGCATAACGGCAATACGCTGCTGGTCCGGCATTTTCCGTTGCTGAAAAGTCGCCAGATAGCCTGGTGGGAAGCGAATAAAGGGATGATTCAGGCCAGATACGGTATTCCGCATAAGGATGAAAATGGTTTCTATGACGTCTACATTCAGGGATTTGGCGATGGATATCGTATCGATCATGGAACTGACGAGGACTCAGATCTTTTGTGCTTCGACGACATAGCTGACGCGGCGCGGTGTATTGAGAAAGATCCACTGCTGAACGTTGGCAGCGCAAGGAACGTGTCACTTTATTATGATTAATAAACAAGCCCTGTAGCGGGTTGCCTTATAGGCGGCAGTCATCACAGCTACTGCCGCCCTTTTTAACTACACATGAACAATCGAATACCTCGGTCTGCTAATTCATGCAGGCCACAGCCCCATCGCCATTCGCGCGATGCCGAGCAGCGTTTCGCGGCTGGCGCCGTCCCGCGCCTGAATCGACATCCCCTGCTGAATGCTGACATACAAACGCGTTAGCGCGTCGATATCGGTTGATGGCGGTAATTCGCCGCACTGCTGTGCTTCACTCAGGCGTGCTTTCAGCAGTTCATAGCCGCTGTTACGCAACTGCTGAACCCGCGCGCCGAGCCGTTCGTGACCTTCGCTGGCGACGGCCGACAGCGTCACCATACAGCCATGCGGCAAATCACTGCGGGTTAAGGTTTCCGCTGAACGCTCCAGCCACTGCGCAATCGCCTTTTTCGGTGACGGCTCGCTCTCCATGCCGCCCCAGATATGCGGGGCCACGCACTCTTCGTAGTGCTGTAATACCTCGTCGTAGAGATCCTCTTTGCTGCCGAACGCAGCGTACAGGCTGGGGGATTTAATCCCCATCGTCGCATAGAGATCATTCATCGACGTCGCGGTATAACCCTTCTGCCAGAAGAGCTTCATCGCTTTGTTCAGCGCATCCGTGCGATCAAATTCCCGGGGTCTTCCACGGCTCACTTCGGCATCCTCACATTTTGTGCTGATCGGTATATTAATAATATTGACGAATATATGGAAGCGTGATTATTTTAATTATGTATCAATCGACACATAATTCAGGAGCCACTCATGTCACACTCACTTGCAGGTAAACGCGCACTGGTCACCGGTGCGAGCCGCGGTTTGGGGAAAGCCATTGCCTTAACGCTGGCGCGCGCCGGGGCGGATGTCGCCATCACCTGGGAGAAATCTGCGGAGAAAGCCGAAGCGGTTGCTGCAGAAATCCGCGCCCTCGGGCGTAACGGCGTTGCTATTCAGGCCGACAGCGCCAGGCCGGAAGCGGCTCGCGCGGCGGTTGCGCAGACAGTAGAACAACTGGGCGGGCTGGATATTCTGGTCAATAACGCCGGGATTGCGCGCGGCGGTTTGCTGGAAACGATGTCGCAGGAAGATATCGATGCGCTGATCAACGTGAATATTCGCGGTGTGGTCTATACGACACAGGCGGCCATCGCCCATCTGCCGAAAGGCGGGCGCATTATCAATATCGGCAGCAACCTTTCTGACCGTGTACCGCTGGGTGAAATTGCGATTTACTCGATGACCAAATCGGCGCTGAACTCGTTAACGCGCGGGCTGGCGCGGGATCTGGGGCCGCGCGGCATTACTGTCAATATGGTGAAACCCGGTTCGACGGAAAGTGATATGAATCCGGTGGACGGTGAAACCTCCGATGCGCAGCGCCGCTTGATCGCGCTGGGCCACTACGGTGAAGCGCAGGATATCGCCGAGGCGGTCGCCTTCCTGGCCAGCCCGGCGGCGAAGCAGATCACCGGGGCCGATATCGTGGTGGATGGCGGCGCCAACGCGTAACGCCAGCAGAGGCGGCGCGTCAGCAGCAGCGCGCGCCGCCTTTACCGCCGTAGCGCGCATCCTGGCGTTCGCGGAAAAACTCCTCGTAGGTCATCGGCGTCTGATCCGGATGCGTAACGCGCATATGCTCAACGTAGTTGTCATAATCCGGCACGCCAATCATCATCTTCGCCGCCTGGCCCAGATATTTTCCGGCTTTCGAGAGCGTATCAAACATCTTTTCCCCCTGAGAAAACCCTCTCCCGCAAGGGAGAGGGGGAACCATTAATGGGCGCTTTTTGCCTGGCCGACAATCTGCTCAAGATTCTCCGGCATCGGCTCGTACGGCGTCTCTTTCGCCGTCGGTTCACTCACCTTCAGCGCCGCCAGCGCGGTTTTCAGCGAGTAAAACGCCAGCACCACCACAACCACCATAAAGAAGATGGTCAATCCGGCATCAAG
The Kosakonia oryzae genome window above contains:
- the mtnK gene encoding S-methyl-5-thioribose kinase, translating into MSQYRTFSARDAVAYAQQFGGLDNPSELVDAQEVGDGNLNLVFKIFDAQGVSRIIVKQALPYVRCVGESWPLTLDRARLEAQTLVEHYQHSPQHTVKIHHFDPELAVMVMEDLSDHKIWRGELIANVYYPQAAAQLGNYLAQTLFHTSDFYLHPHQKKAQVAQFINPEMCEITEDLFFNDPYQIHERNNYPAALEADVAALRDDVQLKLAVAALKHRFFSHAEALLHGDIHSGSIFVADGSLKAIDAEFGYFGPIGFDVGTAIGNLLLNYCGLPGHLGIRDAAAAREQRLADIQTLWTTFAERFQALATEKTRDVALAQPGYASAFLKKVWADAIGFCGTELIRRSVGLSHVADIDTIKDEEMRHECLRHAISLGKALIVIAERIDSVEELIARVRQYS
- a CDS encoding ABC transporter permease; amino-acid sequence: MSKALSVNAAVTPRQQFFDFLYKWGMLLTVVLLIAIFGLASDNFLDPFNIINILRSIAIVTVIGVGVSISLTIGGFDLSVGSTASLANALVISLFVWHGFGTTEAIVITLALCTLVGLFNAFLIVVLRIPDMLATLGSLFVIQGVAMTYSYGGSITENMVLPSGDMAEGTIPAAFSLLGQVPTIVIIMLVVTVVAQLGLSLTTHGRRMYAIGGNPEAARLSGIRTTRYKVAAYVIASLLAGLGGILLASRIGSSQVNAGGGYLMDAVAAAWIGFSLAGSGKPNALGTLVGAVILGVLQNGLVMLSVPYYAMDIIKGLVLAGALALTYFQRR
- a CDS encoding sugar ABC transporter substrate-binding protein, with translation MKKIALSLLALGLLSALPGHATTPAPVPDAIANHNGPVRIALIRNLGSDDNTTQFVSGALQEGKKLGFKISTFLSNGDDAKFQDFVNQAISQKYDGIILSQGRDPYSTDLIKKAVAAGIKVSVFDTAVNGEIPGVTVTQQDDASLTKLSFGALVNDFNGKANIIKLWVAGFPPMERRQAAYAELLKANPGIKELESIGAVSSDVQGDTANKVGAVLAKYPKGKIDAIWGTWDAFSQGAYKALKENGRTEIKLYSIDISNQDLQLMREANSPWKVSVAVDPKLIGATNVRLIANKIAGEQTPATYDFKAAAIPQALLASQPGAVNVASLGKIIPGWGQTEDFIAPWFATLEAKNK
- the mtnA gene encoding S-methyl-5-thioribose-1-phosphate isomerase, with product MHALQTTSLRVADNHLFILDQQALPQEKRWLSAGTVAELVGHIHALRVRGAPLIGLSASLLLALLAEQGANRDQLAQALETLRAARPTAVNLMNNLDRMKQALAQENFVSALSAEALRLIDEDKQLCDSIAQAGSALVTAGSRLLTHCNTGGLATAGVGTALGVIALAHQQGKVANVWVDETRPLLQGGRLTAWELGELGVPYQLITDSMAASLMAKGQVDAVWVGADRIAANGDVANKIGTYSLAVLAKFHHVPFYVAAPQTTLDPLCPNGDAIPIEQRAAAEVTGVAGSFGAVQWAPENAQVYNPAFDVTPAALISGWVLDSGVVTPAEVANGVFQPK
- a CDS encoding sugar ABC transporter ATP-binding protein, with protein sequence MSRNHLEMRTISLAFGGFRALSQVDFSLHGGSVHALTGANGAGKSTLMAVLCGTHDHYEGEISINNQVVSIRTPRDAKQLGIHLVQQEVDVALIPGLSIAENIMLDTLAETGHRFRWNEIRQQARDALAQLDVQLDVKRSIDSCTLAEKQQILLARALSHHCRFLILDEPTAPLDQHESERLFTVVKRLQQQGIGVVFISHRIHELKAICDTLTVLRDGKLIESGPMAELSGEEIVEKMLGHELSDIYPPARPPHSDEVLLSIDGLHDEGLLKDISLRLRKGEILGIAGLAGAGKTELCKALFGASKSRINRGELNNQPWRPRDPADSVIRGLALVPEERRKEGIFVDEPISMNLAISADNSFSRWGLFGHRLAWRWAEEVIARIGIRTTGPAQTLRRLSGGNQQKVAIGKWLRGNANVVIFDEPTKGVDVKAKTDLFQLIDGLAREGKGVIYASGEFAELVGLCDRICVLWDGRIVAEVAGKEAREETLLYYSTGGAAL
- a CDS encoding LVIVD repeat-containing protein, which codes for MATELPRPEYSRNMRLIGHSDQGGRPDGVQLMVHRGFAYIGHMVSQGFSIVDVRDPKKPKPAGYVAAPPGTWNVHLQAHDDLLLVINARDLFADARFADEKVYYTRSVGDTVSDVQDKGWSAGLRIFDISTPDKPREISFLSLNGIGIHRIWYVGGRWAYVSALIDGFTDYIFLTIDLADPRKPQVAGRWWLPGMNQQAGETPTWPEGKRYALHHAIISGDTAYGSWRDGGLTLLDVKDRTQPKLISHRNWSPPFGGGTHTALPLPDRDLLVVLDEAVLDNQEDGEKLIWLFDIREPSNPVSISTFPQPDETDYVAKGAHFGPHNLHENRPGSFISSTLIFATYQNAGVRAYDISNPYRPVETGALVPAAPAKMMDTRPGRPRVIQSCDVFVDAQGIIYSTDYNGGLSVIEYLG